A window of Sutcliffiella cohnii contains these coding sequences:
- the ytxJ gene encoding bacillithiol system redox-active protein YtxJ, with translation MALTQLTSVEQLNEFVAQPGKKLLFKHSTTCPISAKAHEEFQAYVTEFDPSAAIVHVIEDRPVSNQVAESFEIKHESPQIFLIEDGKVVWNTSHWKITKDSIKEAFGA, from the coding sequence ATGGCTTTAACACAATTAACAAGTGTTGAACAATTAAACGAATTTGTAGCACAACCAGGTAAGAAATTACTTTTCAAGCATAGTACTACTTGCCCAATTAGTGCCAAAGCTCACGAAGAGTTTCAAGCTTATGTTACCGAGTTTGATCCATCAGCAGCTATCGTACACGTAATCGAAGATCGTCCTGTTTCAAACCAAGTTGCGGAAAGCTTTGAAATTAAGCATGAATCACCACAAATTTTCTTAATAGAAGATGGAAAAGTTGTTTGGAACACTTCTCATTGGAAAATTACGAAAGATTCCATTAAGGAGGCATTCGGTGCATGA
- a CDS encoding FAD-dependent monooxygenase, with protein MMNVHVDVCIVGAGPSGALLGYLLAKEGVSTIVIERTSGKVGAFRGEHINAESEAILQEHRLYEKVETKGLLKMKKVEYVDGERIVKQITPNDTADHVGIHVPQDHLIHTILDEASKLKHFQLFYNTTVTELLQDENGAYCGVKVKKENEHFTIRSSIVVGADGRFSTVRKLADIPVETIHHGYDVLWAKITAPFDWEPTVRMLQVEGNQLALFTQTGGYIQIGWNIKEGSFNELKQTPFETFMEPLTKSFPQLKQSVAELQSWRDLICFHVHSSKTATWVKDGLVIIGDAAHTMTPTGAIGINAGLKDAHILAPILTEAIAEMNFSKDTLKKFELMRRAEVEAQQEGQIVKEKTFAENFRQVSVV; from the coding sequence ATGATGAATGTCCATGTGGATGTATGTATAGTTGGTGCTGGGCCAAGCGGAGCATTACTTGGATATTTATTAGCAAAAGAAGGCGTATCGACTATTGTTATTGAACGTACGTCTGGTAAGGTAGGTGCTTTTAGAGGCGAGCATATTAATGCTGAATCTGAGGCTATTTTACAAGAGCACCGATTATATGAAAAGGTAGAAACAAAAGGTCTACTGAAAATGAAAAAGGTAGAATACGTAGATGGCGAGCGAATAGTAAAACAAATTACACCGAATGATACGGCCGACCATGTAGGTATCCACGTTCCGCAAGATCATCTTATTCATACTATTTTAGATGAAGCTAGTAAACTTAAGCATTTTCAGCTTTTTTATAACACAACCGTTACTGAACTTTTACAGGATGAGAATGGCGCGTATTGTGGAGTGAAAGTAAAGAAAGAAAACGAGCATTTTACGATTCGTAGCTCGATCGTTGTTGGTGCGGATGGACGTTTTTCTACTGTACGGAAGTTAGCTGATATACCGGTCGAAACCATTCATCATGGGTATGATGTGTTATGGGCGAAAATAACTGCTCCATTTGACTGGGAGCCGACTGTTCGAATGCTTCAAGTCGAAGGTAATCAGCTTGCACTTTTTACTCAAACAGGTGGATATATTCAAATTGGTTGGAACATTAAAGAAGGCTCATTTAATGAATTGAAACAAACACCATTCGAAACATTTATGGAACCGTTAACGAAAAGCTTTCCGCAACTAAAACAATCAGTAGCTGAACTACAGTCTTGGAGGGATCTTATCTGCTTCCATGTTCATAGTTCTAAAACGGCAACTTGGGTAAAAGATGGGCTTGTCATTATAGGAGATGCAGCGCATACGATGACACCGACGGGAGCAATCGGAATTAATGCCGGCCTAAAAGATGCACACATTTTAGCACCAATTTTAACAGAAGCTATCGCTGAAATGAATTTTTCCAAAGATACGTTAAAAAAGTTTGAACTGATGAGAAGAGCAGAAGTGGAAGCGCAACAAGAAGGTCAAATTGTAAAAGAGAAAACATTCGCTGAGAACTTTAGACAAGTGTCAGTAGTGTAA
- a CDS encoding heme oxygenase has translation MIVVTNRIKTKKGFAKKLAPNFTKEGPLQEMEGFIKVEVLVAENFEEYDELSVNMHWESHAHFMEWRNSDIFKQAHNRPKNADDGESPMLGSQIVVAEVASVLHALPKE, from the coding sequence ATGATCGTCGTTACGAACAGAATAAAAACTAAAAAAGGATTTGCAAAAAAACTAGCACCTAATTTTACGAAAGAAGGACCGCTTCAAGAAATGGAAGGCTTCATTAAAGTTGAAGTACTAGTTGCCGAGAACTTTGAAGAATATGATGAACTAAGTGTTAACATGCATTGGGAGAGTCATGCACATTTTATGGAGTGGAGAAACAGCGATATTTTTAAACAAGCACATAACAGACCGAAAAATGCTGATGATGGGGAATCTCCAATGTTAGGTAGCCAAATAGTCGTAGCAGAAGTTGCTTCTGTATTACATGCCCTTCCTAAAGAATAA
- a CDS encoding 3-ketoacyl-ACP reductase — MGQSLQGKTALVTGAGKGIGKATAIALAKEGVNVALLARTEEDLKVVASEIETYGVKVAYATADVSSLEQVEDAVKSVTDKLGFFDILINNAGIGKFGGFLELSPEEWKSMIDINLMGVYYVTRAVLPQLIEKSGGDIINISSTAGQKGAPVTSAYSASKFGLLGLTESLALEVRKHNIRVTALTPSTVATELAFKENLTDGNPEKVMQPEDLAEYIVAQLKLHPRIFIKSAGLWSTNP, encoded by the coding sequence ATGGGACAATCATTACAAGGTAAAACTGCACTTGTCACTGGTGCGGGAAAAGGTATTGGAAAAGCGACAGCTATTGCTCTAGCGAAGGAAGGTGTAAATGTTGCTTTATTAGCCCGTACGGAGGAAGATTTAAAGGTAGTTGCATCTGAAATCGAAACTTATGGGGTAAAAGTGGCGTATGCTACTGCGGATGTTTCTTCATTAGAACAAGTTGAAGATGCTGTTAAATCTGTGACTGACAAATTAGGTTTCTTTGACATATTAATTAACAATGCAGGTATCGGAAAGTTTGGTGGGTTCTTAGAACTATCACCAGAAGAATGGAAAAGCATGATCGATATTAATTTAATGGGAGTCTACTACGTAACGAGAGCAGTGCTTCCGCAATTAATAGAAAAAAGTGGTGGAGATATTATTAATATTTCTTCAACTGCTGGGCAAAAAGGGGCGCCTGTAACGAGTGCGTATAGTGCTTCTAAATTTGGTTTACTAGGTTTAACAGAGTCACTTGCTCTAGAAGTGCGCAAGCATAATATTCGAGTTACTGCTCTTACGCCAAGTACGGTAGCAACGGAATTAGCATTTAAAGAAAACTTAACGGATGGTAATCCTGAAAAAGTAATGCAACCAGAAGATTTAGCAGAATATATTGTGGCACAACTTAAGTTGCATCCACGTATTTTCATTAAATCAGCAGGGTTATGGTCGACAAACCCATAA
- a CDS encoding FMN-dependent NADH-azoreductase encodes MNVLVVKANNRPASEAVSSKMYETFIENVKGANVTTFDVFAEDMPYFGQDLFNAFGKLQSGEEMTDVEKRILAAKQKAKDALSAADVVVFAFPLWNLTIPATLQTFIDYVYEAGYSFKYDENGQLVNLMTDKKVIILSARGGVYSTPEMAPLEMSANYIKNVVGGVFGMEIMEEVIIEGHNAMPDKAEEIIEEGLRKVADVASNLALQTV; translated from the coding sequence ATGAACGTATTAGTAGTAAAAGCAAATAACCGTCCAGCTTCTGAAGCTGTATCAAGTAAGATGTATGAAACATTTATCGAGAATGTTAAAGGTGCGAACGTTACGACGTTTGATGTTTTTGCAGAAGATATGCCGTATTTCGGACAAGATCTATTTAACGCTTTCGGTAAATTACAATCTGGGGAGGAAATGACAGATGTTGAGAAACGTATTTTAGCAGCGAAGCAAAAGGCAAAAGATGCGCTTTCTGCAGCTGACGTAGTTGTTTTCGCATTCCCATTATGGAACTTAACAATTCCTGCAACTCTTCAAACATTTATTGATTATGTTTATGAAGCTGGTTACTCATTCAAATACGATGAAAATGGTCAGTTAGTTAACTTAATGACAGACAAAAAAGTAATCATCTTAAGTGCTCGTGGTGGAGTTTACTCAACACCAGAAATGGCACCATTAGAAATGTCTGCAAACTATATTAAAAATGTTGTTGGTGGCGTATTCGGAATGGAAATTATGGAAGAAGTAATTATCGAAGGACATAATGCAATGCCAGACAAAGCAGAAGAAATCATCGAAGAAGGTTTACGCAAAGTAGCGGATGTTGCTTCTAATCTAGCATTACAAACAGTGTAA
- a CDS encoding LL-diaminopimelate aminotransferase → MKITFSQKMNEFPTLIFSELLAYKKKLQQEGKEIIDLSVGSPDLPPPDFVREELAKLVQDETQYGYSLTGIPSFHEAVRGYYKREFQVDVDQDTEVLMVMGSQDGLVHLPLAFANPGDYILVPDPGYTAYEAAISLAGAKPYPMALKEENNFLPDLQTIPQDVLEKTKLMILNFPGNPVPALATKEFFANVVQFANEHNIIVLHDFAYSELYYDEKPISFLSIEGASEVGVEFNSLSKSFNMAGCRIGYVVGNETVIDGLNRLKSNLDYGVFIPIQKAAIQALTYSASFTDTLRATYKNRRDVLVEGLKSIGWDVESPKASMFLWAKIPQGYTSMDFAYKLLDEAGIVVTPGNAFGQEGEGYVRIALVQSESLLLRAVDKIKESNLFSTLVK, encoded by the coding sequence GTGAAGATTACATTTTCACAAAAGATGAATGAATTTCCAACGCTAATTTTTTCAGAACTATTAGCATATAAAAAGAAACTACAACAAGAGGGGAAAGAAATAATTGATTTAAGTGTTGGGAGTCCAGATTTACCACCACCAGATTTTGTAAGAGAAGAATTGGCGAAACTAGTTCAAGACGAAACACAATACGGTTACTCTTTAACGGGTATTCCTTCCTTCCATGAAGCAGTTCGAGGGTACTATAAGCGAGAATTTCAAGTAGATGTTGATCAGGACACGGAAGTATTAATGGTTATGGGATCACAAGATGGACTAGTTCATTTACCGTTAGCATTCGCGAACCCTGGCGATTATATATTAGTGCCTGATCCTGGTTATACTGCGTACGAAGCAGCTATTTCCCTAGCAGGTGCAAAACCTTATCCAATGGCACTAAAAGAAGAAAATAATTTTCTGCCAGATTTGCAAACTATTCCGCAAGACGTATTGGAAAAGACTAAATTAATGATTTTGAATTTTCCAGGAAATCCAGTCCCTGCATTAGCTACTAAAGAGTTTTTTGCTAATGTTGTCCAATTTGCAAACGAGCATAATATCATTGTTTTACATGATTTTGCTTATTCGGAGCTATATTATGACGAGAAGCCGATTAGCTTCCTATCCATCGAAGGTGCGAGCGAAGTAGGTGTAGAATTTAACTCGCTTTCGAAAAGCTTTAATATGGCTGGTTGTCGAATTGGCTATGTAGTCGGAAATGAAACAGTCATAGATGGGCTTAATCGTTTAAAATCTAATCTCGATTACGGTGTGTTTATCCCCATTCAAAAAGCAGCGATTCAAGCATTAACTTATTCTGCTTCCTTTACGGATACGTTAAGAGCAACGTACAAAAATAGAAGAGATGTTTTAGTAGAAGGATTAAAAAGTATCGGTTGGGATGTAGAGTCCCCGAAAGCTTCGATGTTCTTATGGGCAAAAATTCCACAGGGATATACATCCATGGACTTTGCTTATAAATTGTTAGACGAAGCTGGAATTGTTGTGACTCCAGGTAATGCATTTGGTCAAGAGGGGGAAGGATACGTACGTATCGCACTTGTCCAAAGTGAAAGTCTTTTATTACGAGCAGTTGATAAAATAAAAGAAAGTAACTTGTTCTCTACACTTGTAAAATAG
- a CDS encoding GTP cyclohydrolase II: protein MNDNILKLLDEKIEIIHEHEKPNMAVVGPVKLPVQLDEQEVLFNWYTWLNLDGLPSEKNSLLASLPKADLASSQQSSVLVYGDFAHADNALIRFHSICHTGDIFGSKKCDCGYQLRQSMKMIVENGSGAIFYIANHEGRGIGLFSKSLAYILQQEGFDTVEANEQLGFKDDSRSYEEAIRVLKSLRNKPVSLITNNPNKLASLRNYDIDITSHISLWGDVSVYNERYLQTKVEKSGHIQKLKVPM, encoded by the coding sequence ATGAACGATAATATACTGAAATTATTGGATGAAAAAATTGAAATTATACATGAACATGAAAAACCAAACATGGCTGTAGTTGGACCAGTAAAACTTCCTGTTCAGTTAGACGAACAAGAAGTGCTGTTTAATTGGTACACTTGGCTCAATTTAGATGGACTGCCTAGTGAAAAAAATAGTTTACTAGCTTCATTGCCAAAAGCAGATTTAGCATCATCACAGCAATCTTCCGTTTTAGTGTACGGAGACTTTGCTCATGCAGACAACGCGCTTATTCGATTTCATAGCATTTGTCATACTGGAGATATTTTCGGTAGTAAAAAATGTGATTGTGGCTATCAATTGCGACAATCGATGAAAATGATTGTAGAAAATGGCAGTGGGGCTATATTTTACATCGCTAATCACGAAGGGCGAGGAATAGGTCTATTCTCTAAATCGTTAGCTTATATTCTTCAACAAGAAGGTTTCGATACAGTGGAAGCGAATGAGCAGTTAGGATTTAAAGATGATTCCCGTTCTTACGAAGAAGCAATCCGTGTATTAAAATCGTTAAGAAATAAACCTGTTAGTTTGATCACAAATAATCCGAACAAATTAGCTTCTTTAAGAAACTATGATATAGATATAACGTCCCACATTTCGTTATGGGGAGATGTGTCCGTATATAATGAGCGTTATTTACAAACAAAAGTAGAAAAATCAGGACATATACAAAAATTAAAAGTCCCAATGTGA
- a CDS encoding serine hydrolase domain-containing protein → MKNLKMLIEQTCKSIDFSGVVSIQKGQEVLFQSAYGLSNRSDKINNKMDTRFGIASGCKIFTAVAISQLVEKGVLSFETRLKDCLPITFSNFDENITVHQLLTHTSGIPDYFDEAVMDDFADLWKERPMYTIERLHDFLPMFQHNEMMFTPGEKFHYNNAGYILLGLIVEQQSGLPFTEYVEKNIFVRCSMEGSGYFELHSLPAQTALGYIDNEDGTWKTNIYSIPVKGGSDGGAFITAADMVKFWQSLLRFQLLSEQLTNMLLAPHVVVEEDDCYGYGVWVSKKKNEIFKYHVMGYDPGVSFHSAFYPSNELTVVIPSNKSEGAYDVMKTIENALTS, encoded by the coding sequence ATGAAAAATTTAAAGATGTTAATAGAACAAACATGTAAATCAATTGATTTTTCTGGAGTAGTATCTATACAAAAGGGCCAAGAAGTACTTTTTCAATCTGCATACGGTCTTTCTAATAGAAGTGATAAAATAAATAACAAAATGGATACGAGATTTGGAATTGCTTCTGGTTGTAAAATATTCACGGCTGTTGCAATAAGTCAATTAGTAGAAAAGGGAGTACTTTCGTTCGAAACTAGATTGAAAGATTGCTTACCAATCACTTTTTCGAACTTTGATGAAAATATAACAGTTCATCAATTGTTAACGCACACATCTGGAATTCCTGATTACTTTGATGAAGCTGTTATGGACGACTTTGCTGATCTTTGGAAAGAGCGTCCTATGTATACAATCGAGCGTCTACATGACTTTTTACCGATGTTTCAGCATAATGAAATGATGTTTACGCCTGGCGAGAAGTTTCATTATAATAATGCAGGCTATATACTACTCGGCTTAATCGTAGAACAACAGAGTGGTTTACCGTTTACGGAATACGTAGAGAAGAATATATTTGTCCGATGTAGTATGGAAGGTAGTGGTTACTTTGAGTTACATAGTCTACCAGCACAAACTGCCCTCGGTTACATTGATAACGAAGATGGTACATGGAAAACAAATATTTACTCTATACCAGTAAAAGGCGGTTCCGATGGGGGAGCTTTTATTACTGCAGCAGATATGGTTAAGTTTTGGCAGAGTTTGCTTCGATTTCAATTATTATCGGAACAATTAACAAACATGCTTTTAGCACCACATGTTGTTGTAGAAGAGGATGATTGTTACGGTTACGGTGTATGGGTTTCTAAAAAGAAAAATGAAATCTTCAAATATCATGTAATGGGTTACGACCCTGGTGTTAGTTTTCACTCAGCTTTTTACCCAAGCAATGAACTTACAGTTGTCATTCCTTCTAATAAGTCAGAAGGAGCGTATGATGTGATGAAGACAATTGAGAACGCCTTAACATCATGA
- a CDS encoding glutathione S-transferase family protein translates to MSEHKVKPKAGEISENGSFKRQKNKFTTPFGNNPGNLPVEANRYRLLWTPACPWAHRTVIVRNILGLDQVISLGTASPLRPKIPQVDWEFSLDEKEVDPVLQIRYMSEIYKKTEPEYSGRPTVPVMVDLKTNTVANNDYFKLTNYLETAWKPFHKENAPNLYPEELRNDIDELNDVIFHDINNGVYKCGFALSQEAYEESYDRLFARLDELEDRLSNRRFLFGNYITDSDVRLYSTLVRFDAAYYTAFNTNRTLIREFPNLWGYARDLYQTAGFGDTTDFDSIKKHYHVSITIFVDKEDVKILPKGPDLSCWNEPHHRERLSGKKEKFLIQN, encoded by the coding sequence TTGAGTGAACATAAAGTAAAGCCTAAAGCTGGCGAAATTTCAGAAAACGGATCATTTAAAAGACAAAAAAATAAGTTTACTACCCCGTTTGGTAATAACCCTGGTAACTTACCGGTTGAAGCAAATCGATATCGTTTATTATGGACCCCTGCGTGCCCTTGGGCACACCGAACTGTTATCGTTCGAAACATCCTTGGACTTGATCAAGTAATTAGTTTAGGTACTGCAAGTCCGTTACGACCGAAAATTCCTCAAGTAGATTGGGAGTTTTCGCTTGACGAAAAAGAAGTTGATCCAGTATTACAAATTCGCTATATGAGTGAAATTTACAAAAAAACAGAACCGGAATATAGCGGTAGACCGACAGTACCAGTAATGGTCGATTTAAAAACAAACACCGTTGCTAATAACGATTATTTTAAACTTACTAATTACTTAGAAACTGCGTGGAAACCGTTTCATAAAGAAAATGCACCAAACCTATATCCAGAAGAGCTACGAAACGACATTGATGAACTTAACGATGTAATCTTTCATGACATAAATAACGGTGTGTATAAATGCGGTTTTGCCTTATCGCAAGAAGCATATGAAGAGTCGTACGACCGATTATTTGCTAGATTAGATGAATTGGAGGATCGTCTCTCGAATCGCCGCTTTCTGTTCGGTAATTATATTACAGACTCCGACGTCCGTCTATACTCCACATTAGTTAGATTTGACGCTGCTTATTACACTGCTTTCAATACGAATAGAACACTAATTAGAGAATTCCCTAACCTTTGGGGATATGCACGTGACTTGTATCAAACAGCCGGCTTTGGAGACACGACTGATTTTGATTCAATAAAGAAGCATTATCATGTATCCATCACTATTTTTGTAGATAAAGAGGACGTGAAAATACTCCCGAAAGGGCCAGACCTTTCCTGTTGGAATGAGCCTCATCATCGTGAGCGGCTTAGTGGTAAAAAAGAAAAATTTCTTATTCAAAATTAG
- a CDS encoding helix-turn-helix domain-containing protein, translated as MDIGSTIRSIRKRKKITIAEMSCGTGLSKGFISNMENNNTSPSISTLETVANFLNVPLTYLLLKKEDRIQVVRQDERTLTISQQGKMKVETVSSRGGLRIMHVELEPGASSGVEPHAHQGEECHVVLKGTILAEQGEESIILNEGDSFSWNASVPHIVKNIGEDPAVVLIAVYSTN; from the coding sequence ATGGATATCGGTTCAACCATTCGTTCCATAAGAAAAAGAAAGAAAATAACGATTGCTGAAATGAGCTGTGGAACAGGCTTGTCCAAAGGCTTTATTAGTAATATGGAAAACAACAATACGTCTCCGTCCATAAGCACGTTAGAAACGGTTGCAAATTTTTTAAATGTACCATTAACGTATTTATTATTAAAAAAAGAAGATCGTATCCAAGTTGTTAGACAAGACGAAAGAACGTTAACGATTTCCCAACAAGGAAAAATGAAAGTTGAGACTGTTTCCTCACGAGGAGGATTGCGGATCATGCACGTTGAGCTTGAACCAGGTGCATCATCTGGAGTAGAGCCCCATGCTCATCAAGGCGAAGAATGTCACGTCGTTTTAAAAGGGACAATTCTTGCTGAACAAGGGGAAGAATCAATTATTTTGAACGAGGGAGATTCCTTCAGCTGGAACGCTAGTGTACCTCATATCGTGAAAAACATCGGGGAAGATCCTGCTGTTGTTTTAATTGCTGTTTATTCAACAAACTAA
- a CDS encoding SEC-C metal-binding domain-containing protein: protein MTKVGRNDNCPCGSGKKYKKCCEKKTIVSVEQLVRKELGDIQKEIIHFALSQYKSEIDEYVKPDIDESNDSLYYYSVLSYITTVKRNEGKTILEEYVENSEIKSTRQKTVDIVASWKAATLTVSVVERIDEQANMHVRNVVTNEHIIVRALDTVQKTEVGSLLFGTILPNEEEYIFFVEMLTVTREKANNITSKLLSQSEPAKYLQSNFIELIKWFILDEFDSVQGLDDVLVTTEDMEWNTVSQKEVAKLLEENVARYWGEEAFASLGISLWEQFCSRKNPRIQKPALYAGALIYLIDKLGPYSKDLTQSGIAEDFGITSSSISAKYKDLVTVLEDEILAIKQDFNEMNLAVESTS from the coding sequence ATGACAAAAGTTGGTAGGAATGATAACTGCCCGTGTGGTAGTGGAAAAAAATATAAAAAATGCTGTGAAAAGAAAACGATTGTCTCGGTGGAACAGTTAGTTAGAAAAGAACTAGGTGACATACAAAAAGAGATTATCCATTTTGCATTAAGTCAATATAAATCTGAAATTGATGAATATGTTAAACCGGACATAGATGAAAGTAATGATTCGTTATACTATTATAGTGTATTATCCTACATAACGACTGTTAAGCGGAATGAAGGAAAAACAATACTAGAAGAATATGTAGAAAACAGTGAAATAAAAAGTACAAGACAAAAGACAGTTGATATAGTAGCATCATGGAAAGCTGCCACGCTTACTGTTTCGGTTGTTGAACGTATTGATGAACAAGCTAATATGCATGTTCGTAACGTTGTGACAAATGAACATATAATTGTCCGTGCGTTAGATACTGTTCAAAAGACGGAAGTTGGTAGTTTATTGTTTGGAACGATTCTACCTAATGAAGAAGAATATATTTTCTTCGTTGAGATGCTAACCGTTACTCGGGAAAAAGCGAACAACATAACGTCTAAATTGTTAAGCCAATCTGAACCTGCAAAATACTTACAATCAAACTTTATTGAATTGATTAAATGGTTTATTTTAGATGAATTTGATTCCGTTCAAGGTTTGGATGATGTACTTGTAACAACAGAAGATATGGAATGGAATACAGTCTCCCAAAAAGAAGTAGCAAAATTACTAGAAGAAAATGTAGCACGATATTGGGGAGAGGAAGCTTTTGCAAGTTTAGGAATTTCGTTATGGGAACAATTCTGTAGTCGAAAAAACCCGAGAATCCAAAAGCCAGCTCTTTATGCAGGAGCATTGATTTACTTAATTGACAAGCTAGGTCCTTACTCTAAAGATTTGACACAAAGTGGAATTGCAGAAGATTTCGGAATAACAAGTAGCAGCATTTCCGCAAAATATAAAGATTTAGTTACTGTTTTAGAGGATGAAATTTTAGCTATTAAACAAGATTTTAACGAAATGAATCTTGCAGTAGAATCAACTTCATAA
- a CDS encoding glutaredoxin family protein — MSKQVIVYSTEGCVECTFVKKMLEEEGVQFEVRDVMSSAEYQKEVEKFGFMGVPVTVVGDKAVKGLNEELQELIRTLK, encoded by the coding sequence ATGAGTAAACAAGTTATCGTTTATTCTACCGAAGGCTGTGTAGAATGTACTTTCGTAAAAAAAATGTTAGAAGAGGAAGGCGTACAGTTTGAAGTACGTGATGTAATGTCAAGCGCTGAGTATCAAAAGGAAGTAGAAAAATTTGGCTTTATGGGTGTTCCTGTTACTGTAGTGGGAGATAAAGCAGTTAAAGGACTAAATGAAGAATTGCAGGAACTTATTCGTACATTAAAATAA